One window of the Mixophyes fleayi isolate aMixFle1 chromosome 6, aMixFle1.hap1, whole genome shotgun sequence genome contains the following:
- the ARHGDIA gene encoding rho GDP-dissociation inhibitor 1, translating into MAEHEPTTEQLAQIAAENEEDEHSVNYRPPAQKTIQEIQALDQDDESLRKYKEALLGPVPDSVDPSVSNVVVTKLTLICADAPGPLELDLTGDLEKFKKESFTLKEGAEHRIKISFKVNKEIVSGLKYQQQTNRKGVRLDKTTYMVGSYGPRVDDYEFLTPIEEAPKGLLARGSYTMKSHFTDDDKCNHLSWEWNLNISKDWKN; encoded by the exons ATGGCTGAGCACGAACCCACCACAGAGCAACTTGCACAGATAGCAGCAGAGAATGAAGAAGATGAACATTCTGTGAACTATAGGCCTCCAGCCCAGAAAACCATTCAGGAGATTCAGGCGCTTGACCAGGATGATGAGAGTCTGCGAAAGTACAAAGAGGCTCTGCTTGGTCCTGTTCCTGATTCGGTGG ATCCAAGTGTTTCAAACGTTGTTGTAACCAAATTGACCTTGATATGCGCAGATGCTCCTGGCCCACTGGAGTTGGATCTAACAG GAGATCTGGAGAAGTTTAAGAAAGAATCATTCACCCTTAAAGAAGGTGCTGAGCACAGAATTAAAATCAGCTTTAAG GTCAACAAGGAAATAGTGTCTGGACTGAAATATCAGCAGCAGACAAACAGGAAAGGAGTAAGAT TGGACAAGACAACTTATATGGTGGGAAGTTATGGGCCCCGTGTGGATGACTACGAGTTTCTCACTCCAATAGAGGAAGCTCCCAAAGGATTGCTGGCCAGAGGCTCTTACACCATGAAGTCGCACTTCACTGACGACGATAAATGCAATCACCTGTCCTGGGAGTGGAACCTGAATATCAGTAAAGATTGGAAGAACTAG